The following are encoded together in the Synergistes jonesii genome:
- a CDS encoding ISNCY family transposase, with the protein MMSMTNDEARRVRIIGAASSGLVTNGEASEQLGISIRQIIRLKASFARNGARGMVHGNAGRKPRHALSDEVKTRIVELFEGKYFDYNFSHFTERLNEAEGMSVSRSSVFRVLKGAGIKSKKAVKHKAKQHRPCPRKTTAGIMWQTDASRHKWFGEEHGYATLHAYIDDATGVVTGAFFTETECMRGYAAALEQGMLAYGLPLSIYSDRHTIFRSPKELTDDEILSGTELPLSNFGKALYELGIKQITAHSPQAKGRIERLWNTFQDRLIAELRFSSITNIADANKMIAEGFISDYNRRFAVLPHEDGSACM; encoded by the coding sequence ATGATGAGTATGACAAACGATGAAGCGAGAAGGGTAAGGATTATAGGAGCCGCGTCATCAGGCTTAGTGACTAATGGGGAGGCATCTGAACAGCTTGGTATTTCTATAAGACAAATCATAAGGCTAAAAGCCAGCTTTGCCAGAAACGGCGCAAGGGGGATGGTGCATGGAAACGCGGGACGGAAGCCGAGGCACGCTCTTTCAGATGAGGTTAAAACGAGGATTGTCGAGCTGTTTGAGGGGAAGTATTTTGACTATAATTTCTCTCATTTCACTGAACGCCTGAACGAAGCGGAGGGAATGTCTGTGAGCCGTTCTTCGGTGTTCCGTGTGCTTAAAGGAGCTGGTATAAAGAGCAAGAAGGCAGTGAAGCATAAAGCAAAACAGCACCGGCCGTGTCCAAGGAAGACGACCGCCGGTATTATGTGGCAGACCGATGCAAGCAGACACAAGTGGTTTGGTGAAGAACACGGATATGCAACTTTGCACGCATATATAGACGATGCGACAGGGGTCGTTACAGGGGCGTTCTTTACTGAAACTGAATGTATGCGCGGCTATGCCGCGGCGCTGGAACAAGGGATGCTTGCATATGGATTGCCTCTGTCCATATACAGCGACCGCCATACTATATTCCGTTCGCCCAAGGAGTTGACCGACGATGAGATTTTGAGCGGAACGGAGCTGCCGCTGTCAAACTTTGGCAAGGCGCTGTATGAGCTTGGTATAAAGCAGATAACGGCGCACAGCCCTCAGGCCAAGGGACGTATAGAAAGGCTCTGGAATACATTTCAGGACAGGCTCATCGCCGAATTGAGGTTTTCATCCATCACAAACATCGCTGACGCTAATAAGATGATAGCGGAAGGTTTTATCAGCGACTATAACCGCAGGTTTGCAGTGCTGCCGCATGAGGACGGTAGCGCYTGCATG